The window ctcttgGACTCGTGTAGCTTCTGTATTTTCATGCTTCTCTATCGGCTGTTGCTGTGTTCATATCTCTGGCCTGCTTTCCTTGTTTTCTAAGAAATCCTCACTTCAGTAGCCGCTGTTTTGTCTGGACCCTGACCTGAGTGTGGGTTCTTGATCTGCTCCCTGATTCATGGGTGTTTTTGCCTGACAACAGTTGGAACTGCAATAAAAGCAAAAGAGGAATACATTTTTCTGTCCAGCATGACTTCTGAGACACTCTGTGAAAACGCGGAATAATGATTTAGAAAGTGCCGTTCCTCCGGCCGGCCATGCCTCCAGGTGAAATCACAGTCTGCACGGCTAGCGGATCACTGGTAAAGGTCAGCGGTGACTTTAAAGCAGCAGGGCTGTTGTGTGAGCACAGATGTGAGGAGAATGGCTCAGCCTCATTAATATTCCACTTCCTCTGCCACATTCCCAACAGAAGGTGTTACTGCTCTCAAATGGCGGATTTGTCATTCCGGAAAGAAAACGCTCTCTTTTTCACAGCTTGATGAGTCATTATGTTCCACGAAAACCGAGTGACAGGCGAAGCTATTAGTTCCCACACACTGAGCAGTGAGTTCAAACAGCCTCTACACATCTGACACTGCTTCCTTCCTTCAGAGCAGGTCTGAGGACGGGGCTTCTGTGCAGGGAGgcacaagaaagaaaagaaactgaagtGTGCACACAGCAATCAAAGCACAAACCTGACATTCTGAATGTTAATGATCTCAATCTGAGTATATTTAATTGTTGTAGTTGGAGCTGCCAGTGTCACACATTTTCCCATTTCATTAACAAACCTGAAAGGATTCGACCAAAACTGTCAACAGTTCCCTCCAAACATCAGAGGAAGCACATCGTCCTCCTGTCACTGATGGATTAATCTGTCTCAGATCGCATCAATCCTCAGGCCGAGATGCTGGacagacaaaaataaacatattcATCAAACAGGTATACATCAAATATACAATCAAATCCAGAACACATAAATAAAGATGCTGCGCTGGCTGATCCCAGCCCGGAGTCTGCATTAATACCAGAAATCTTTCACTCTCTACTGCAGTTTGtcttcacaggaaaaaagtCCATATTTCAAAACACGGGATTGACTGCATTGACGGCTACCAAGCAAAAAGAATACAATTTAAATTATACTGAAAATACAAGCAAAAAAAGCACATCTTATAATACCATGCATGATTTTCATAGTAGTTAAATGCACGGTGAAGGTTTCATCTGTTAAATcacatcagcagagcagaaccaTTCAGTTGATGTGCTTCAAGCAGGtgttttcaggtatttcagtTTTCTGGAACACGTTCGGCTCCTGGGTCACGCAGTTACCACATTgtaaaaacaaagtcaaattgaaattgaataaataaatgccaGTGCACTAATGGAATGGTTCAGAAGTGGTTTATGGTAGTTGAATTCCATCGATCTCAGGCAAACTGATGGTCCATCAGATTACCTGGCCAAATGAGTCAGATCCTTAGAGGCCTGACTGTACAGGAATGCCAGCTGTTGCCGTGGTAACAGACActaacaaacagctgcaggggTCCAGCAGAAGTCTGAACTCAGGGGAAgaactgttttatttatttatttatttatttatttatttatttatttatttatttgcagcaAATGTGGTACCTATATGATTTAgtcaggtggtcataatgtatTGGCTGACTGGTATCTATACCATGTTATCTACTGAAAATGAACACAGAGAGCTGAAAGGAAGAATTTGGAACCATCAACTctgatttttttgtgtaaataagCTCATGGAATTGGAATGATTCTCTCTGAAATTTGAAAttagttacacacacacacacacacacacacacacacacacacacacacacacacacacagtcttgtatttctatccttgtggggaccgtccattgactcccattcatgtctagcccctaaccctgacccttaccctaaccctaacccacaccacaacaaagcctaaccctaaagaaatgtttttgcacttttacttttttcagtaacaacaacatggtcaagaaaacactgtttctcctacttaggaccggaaaaaggtccccacaaggcacgtcgttccacgttttgctatccttgtggggacatttggccccgacaaggatagaaatacaagaacacacacacacacacacacacacacacacacacacacacacacacacacacacacacctgtctcaGGAATCCTCCAGAGTGAATATTGCTGCCTATATTGGAGCTTCTGCTGTGCGGCAGATGAATGCTGTGGAGTTCCAGCAGTATTTTctgtgaggctgaggctgaggatgaAGCTGAGGCTaaagctgaggatgaggatgaggctgaggctgaagctgaagctgaggatgaggatgaagctgaggctgaggatgaagctgaggctgaggatgaggctgaggaTGAAGCTGAGGCCgaggctgaggatgaggatgaagctgAGGCTaaagctgaggatgaggatgaagctgaggatgaggatgaagctgAGGCTGAAACTGAGGATGAAGCTGAGGCTAAAGCTGAGgttgaggctgaggctgaggctcgctcacttcctcctcctgtaaCGCGTCGggacggtgctgctgctgcagattacCACTTGACTGtataaatgtaattttgtgCGGGGCATGTCGTTGTCTCCAGAttgctgaagctgcagaaagttTTACTTCTGCCGGTCCTGCCAGCTGCCCGGTCTTCTTTGTAGTGCTTGTAGCTGTCACGCTGAATAAATAAGAAGCCGCAGGATATTCTAAAGGAAACATTTCCTGCATTGTAGCCAGACTTCAGCTTTTCACACGATACATCAGATGAGATGGAAAAACAGTGCTGAGTCCAGCACAACTCCCCGGATTCACCTCTGCTTTACAGAATGTAAATGCTCCCGTACAGGCATGAATAGATGTTAGGCAGCAGATCTGACGAGACGATCGGAGACAAGCGAAACTCTGCAGGTTGTTCAAGTGTTTCTGGCAAAGAAAAAGTGTTCGCTCTCtgaaggagaaaatgaaaacatcttaATGGAGCTCCTCTTTCCTCAGCTCTTCACCCGCGGCCGTTTCTTTTCAACAGATTGCTTGAAGAGTTCAATTGTGCTCAGCTAATGCATAACAAACAGATGGAGCTGAATGCAATCACTGCAGAGTGGCGTCTCTATCTCCTTTTCCCTGCCTCTCGCTCTCTGAAGcgctgaaataaatcaaaattatGGTTTTTGGCGTCGGCCTGGGAGCGCCGCAGAGCAGCACGGATATCGCCTGGCTCCGAGTCACAGATCTGGCTGGATGAGGGGAAATTAATTAACACCGTTttactcctctttttttccagagCTTTGATGGCTACGGTTGCCTTGACAACCTGGGAGCAGACGAGGCGCAGGTGCCCCCTGGTTATGACCGACATCCATCCAGCGGGAGGCGCAGGCGGCGGCGGGTCGTCTCTCCGAGTCTGTCCCGGGTATAAAAAGCAGCGGTGCTGAAATTAGAAGGAGCCGCTGCCGACCTGCAGGCCGAGAGCCGATCAGAGTCTGCCGCTCATTTACACACAGCCTCATCGCCACATCCAGCACCGTCTCTTTACACTCCGCTGCCATCCACAGCCCAACGGCTGCACCTGCTGGCTGAGGGTTCAAAACCCACCTCTTCACTTCATCTTCTCTGAATGACTCTGAGTCCCAAAGGTATTGAAATTCATACTCTAGTAACTATATGAAAGAAAATATGTTAAGAAAAGAGAGACCTTGTTTAAAGGCGCTATCtgcgattttaatttaaccacgacaagaaaaatgctttttacatcatgtactacgaagtccatgctacatttctgtgaaaaaaaaaaaaaatcacacattgttcagcgtgttttggatatctgaccccgcaaagcgctgcctgaggatttagcgtgacgacctctctgctccactggcagcgcggcagcgggggggcggggccggagcCAGGCCGTCTGCAGCGCATGCACAACaccggtaaacagaccagcatggaagccgaaggagcaacaagctactttctgcattgaacatgtagcGACAAGGTCACATctggtttacctgagacgaagtggccatttattttgaacaaaaaagagtggAAGTGGCTTCTactgtgtttcctccagaggatTGTGCACGTGGGATGAatgtagcgtcgtgcacgctgagcgggagcagagcggagggggagtgggagggttttctcaacatgaggaaccagtcagagagctcgggggcggagccaacatttcaaactgaagtcagggctcagaaTTGTGCAGAATCTCGGATAGCTCCTTTAAAGTGAAGGTACAGCTTTGATTTTGTTATGCACTCGCGCACGTATGCACCTCCTTTAGGGCTGTTTTGGTGTTGATTGTTTTGCTTGAGGACACTTGGACTTCAGTTCAATTCTATTCAGTTTGATCGATTACAACACAGTCACCAGAGGAAACCCAACAACTCCACATGAGCAAGTATAGCAGACCTTAGAGAGCAAAACTCCCTTTACCAGGAACTCAAGCCATGAAGCTCAGGACGACAGGAGAGACGGAATATAGCAACATGTTCTAGTGAGACCTGACAGTATCTCCCAGCAGTCTTAAcctggagaagcagctccaACAGCAACTGTACTAAATggaaaggtcttaagcctcaccacagaagaagagactGTCAGCCTCCAGcgctgaaactgggagctggttccacatgacaggagcccgATAGCTGCAGCATCAAACCCTCAACCTTGAAAGATGACAGAAGTTCTGAATGCACAAATGCATTCTGTTCAACTTGTGTGGTGGTAGGGAAGCACATTCTCTTCTTAACTGCATGGACTACATGTGAAGCATTTTGAAATCTGCCTTTGTTCTGGAAGGATTTAGAACCATAAACAGGAAGTCTGGCATTCAGGCATTCAGACATTTTTATGTAACTTCAtcatttctgcagcttcagtgtggAAACTGATTATCCTGATTTAATGAAGCGACCGGCTACTTTAtagagggcgaggaggaggaagtacAGACAGCTATGGTCAAAGGCACTGATGAAAGTTGTTAGAAAACTAAGTATCTTCTCAAGTGAAGTAAAGATATCTTTGAAAAAGGAGTCGACAACTGCAAAGTCAAAAAGCTGTGTGAACCCAGTGCATTACAAACTCCTCTAAATTAAaggatttattttcttgtgaGAAGACTCAAAATAATCATGAAGCACCTACACCTCATAAGTGAGACAGTCTATGAAAAGTGAAGTCCCAGATATCCCTATCAGAAACTGTGTCCTGAGTTTTCAGTGGATCTGGTTTTCTCCTGTCATATTTTAGCAGTATTTTCATGTATAGCGATCTTGGCTGCCTTCTCCGACCTGCCCTCTGTGTCTGACAGCAATGTGAGAACCAGTTTCTACATCTTCCCTGATAACGTGGCTCCACAGGCGATGTCGGTCCGGTTTGACTCATCTAAACCAGGAATAAATGTTCTCCTCTTCTGCCTTCGTGGCCTATTCTCATTAAACCCTGCTCATAAATATGTTTCCAACCAGCCATGTcttggtggtggaggtggtcttGTTATTGATGAAATAATGAAGTTTTCCTTTCATAAAGGAGCTCTGGCCAGCATGCTGTCTTCTTTACATAATTGGATCCTTCctcagctcttttttttacCGCTTTTCATCTTTCCAGGGTTCCCGTTCCCGCTGCTCGCTGGGTTTGATTGGACTAGTTTAGGAAATAAGGGCCCCGGTGTTTGTAATGAACGCCATAAATTTTGGGTTGATGAACTGCTGCGACCTCCGGCCGGGCCGAGACGAGCCGGGCCGTAAATCcccggcggggcggggcgggccggggcggggcggggcgggatGACTGGCGTTTCATTTGGAGGCCGGCGATGCCGGAGACGTGGGTGAATCCGCTCCACTCTGCTGACTCAGATGAGCGATTGTGTTCCGACGTCGAGGCGGTGATTTAATCTGAGTGGCAAACAGATGAAATCGAGAAGGGTAGAGATGATgaagagcgccgccgccgccgcccggcagATGCTTGACACAGAACCGCAAATCTTTAGGAAGACAGTCAGAGGGCCAggcttaataaaaaaaaagataagaaaaaaacagtgaaatgaattCTATATTGATGTATATAGGCTATAGCTGCTCATCTCTAATGCAAACTTCACCCAGCTGCATCTTTATGAGTCAAATTTTGATCAATGGAATTCAAAACGAGTGAAGTTTTCATGAGaactttatttatagaaaaaCAGAGTGAGTACAGGCAAACACAACAATCCACTGTGGTTCAGTGTAAAGTTTCTGTGCTGatgactgtaaaaacaaaacatgtggAAACTGAGCTGTAATCACGAGTggaaaaagacatgaaatcaaCTGAAACACCCTCAGAGAATAAATCCACTCAACAACCTCAACACAGGAACATCAGCGTAAGAAGTAAAAGACGCTGCCTCCGCGTCCAACAACAGCGCCACAGAGGCAAGGCTTCATCATGAAGATGTTCTCCGTCATCACTTGAGGACAATAAGCTCAGTGTCGACGCTGAACCGCGAAGAAGAAGCTGCAACTAGAACAActaagcagcaaaaaaaaattaaacattcatATGCCAAAAAGCAGCAGTGCTCAAAAAGCTTTGGAGCCACTAAACTCAGAGCTCAGGCCGCTTTAGGTCCACCACGGTCAGAGCTGCATCACTATCATCACTATTGACTAGCCAGAAGCTAAGTTAAAGTACATGCATGATTTTCGTTAGTTCACCATTTGAGCAGATGTGAGCTGCAAGGCCAATCAAACAGCTTTGTTGGTCTTATAATTCACATAGACACAGTACAGCTGGGCACAAACGGACCGCCCAGCATGTAGGAACTGGGAAAACCTCCAGATGCTTCAGAGAATAACTGGGGGATGAAATCAAAGACATCAGATAGTGAGTAAAAACTGTTTAACTCAAGTTATTGTCATCAGAAGCATCACAGACTAATCTGTCATATCGGTAAGGTTCGATCTTTATTCCTCtgtaaacattttaaagcttcAGTGAGGACCTGGACAACACGTCAGGTCAGGACTAGTTTTATGGTAAAGAGTTTGCTTGGCGCAGCTTTAATGTCTATCAAACACTATTATTTCTTTCTAGCACCATGAAGAATCCTGTCCTGCTCCGATGATCGCAGACAAACACCAGTCTCGCTCCGGTTTGTCTGTTTAGTCACCGGCTTCTCAGAAACCAGCTGAGGCCAAGTTCACCGCCCAGTCCTGGTAGTATGGATGACATTACATGTactttgagaaaaacaaaaaaaacaaacactttcatTACCCTTTTCAACTTGTTTCTTTCAGTGTATCTATCGGTCCTTTTTCCATCTCTAGCCATCATGTACAAATCCACCCTGACCTCATGTGCCCTTTGACTCTGAACCCTGAAATTCACCAAAGACAACCGACACTCAACGGACCTTTTAACTTATATTCATGAAGCAATTTGTAAAAAGACAACAAAGATGACACTTATTGCCTGAAACGATTTTATGTGAGATGATATTCTGAGTTGGCGTCAGAGCCAACCTCTTCCATTTCTATATAACCAAATAGCTGAGAAGTCCCATCGCTGATGTTGACCAGTTCCTCTCCACTGGGCTGGGTTTTCTCCTGTGGTCCTTCTTTTCCAAACGCTCTCACACGTCCCTCGATCCTACTCAGGTATCCGGGTGGCGCCGACCTCCTCCACCGGACCCTCTctcttggtttccatggcgaccTCGGTGTAGGTGACAGCCCCTCCGGATGACTCCTCCCCCTTCCCCGGGACCTCGGCCTCGGCCTCGGCGCCTTCCTGGCCCTCGGCGACCGCCcgctccttcttcagcttgatgcGGAAGGTCTCTTTGCTCGGCGCCTTCTTGGCGATATTCTCCTTCAGCCGCTCGCCGGACTGCTTCAGCCGCTCGCCGGCCTGGTGCATCTTCTCCCTCCGCTCCGGCGGCATGACCTTCTCGCCCAGGTTGTGGAACTTGGAGCCCAGGTTGTCTTTGGTTTTGGTCATGCTCTCCTTGGAGAAGGCGGCCTTCAGGGTCTCCGTGCTCTTGGCGACGGACTTCTTGATCCGGGCGGCGCGGGACGGGTCGGCCTCCTCCACGCTCAGGTACTCCTCATCCGAGGAGAGGTCGGCGGGGATGTCGTAGGAGTCAGGCTCGATCTCCACCCCCTCCAGCCCCGGCGCCTTGGGTCCTTTAGTGACCGCCACGGACGGGACCTCTGTCTCGCCCTGAAGACAAGAGGaagataaaaacatggatcAGTCCCATGGAAAGTAGCTTTGGATTCACTGGAGACATTACAGTTTGCCGTACCACAGAACTAAAGAGagcaacatcatctgcaaattAGGTTACAAATATCACAAGAGTGAGGAACCCTTGCTGGAGAACCTACAAGGGCCAATCCCAAATctaccccctccccctcagccctactcctatgatatgcgcgttcacgaggcttcagGGCGatcccaattctactttttgaataagggtaggggagagggggagggctatttcacccctttcagagaagtctgcatcgatgctccctattctctataggggtaggcggagtttcgcattggccagaaaaagaaacaacatggcgcccaccacagATGTAAGATTGTTTAAGCAAGTTTTTCCTGtatattatttaaaaagctataaaaagtgcatttgcttcactgaaatttATAGATATACTAGCGTGACCGTGTCCCAGTGATGCCGAGCAATGCCGACGGCGCTCACTCATAgcgcgccgctgctgctccacggTGCTCACTCGTAGCGGACCGTCCAGCTCAATCGATTGAgcgcaactgctaattagccgcaaACGCGGCGCTAttactattcttttttttcctgtccattgtccgggcgctgcagaatttagcgcgggcggggcacccggactgaaaaggtctggcagaaaccctgtaaatttgtaacttctgaagagcactaatcactgtgttaacgtcatcttttatcatgtttttaacgtaatatgtttgacacagggacccccgatgaaacccgacttctgATGAGGGCCGAGGGGTATCCCagttcatagtgctgcaaagacagCCCCAGCCCTCAGCCCtgttctaaaaggggtaggagagtgataggggtagggccaagggcagaggggtggggggaagtggtagaattgggattggcccgaAGTCTGTTTCAAACCTCAGACTGAGGACTCAGTTACAAAGGgatagaaatgtgttttaaagagGTGGATTGAGCTCTCTTGTCATTTCTTCAAGAAGTTACTGGTTTTCATGagtgatcagaggaggaaggtcGGTTTAACCATGAATAGAAAGAAATGCAGGAAGTTACTTCACATTAAATTGTCAGCCATTTCAGTCATATACCCTTGTGTTGGAGTTCTTGGCCACGTTTTGCTGCTCTGGTGTCAAAATATTTGGAACTCCAGTTGCCCATACTTTCAAAAGTTCGTTGCAAAGGAATTAGGAAGTTGTTATACTATGTTGGATGCCAATGAAGACTCACAATAAAGAAGTTTGTGGAGGAGGGTGTGGGGGGAGCAGTGACAGCTGCTCGCTTTAGGCCTGAGTCATTGGATTGATCCTTTATTAACACGTCCTGCTGCTTTTTTCAGCACTGGATTCACTGCAAAACTATTTCAAGACAAGACAGGCTGAAGAATGCTGATTTCAtgtgcagacccttcagacaATATCACAACGCGTATTTCTTCATGATCTTATCACCAGGTGTTGAtgtctttaaatgtttaaaatatagTGTTTTGTTAAAACACTGTTCAGTCAAGAGGCTCACGTGAACACTCACAGGCATCAAAACATTTGGTGAACTAAACCTGCTGCACATGCTGATGCCTTCTCTCTGTCTATATATGTGATGCTATCGAGACCAGGGCGTGGACGCTGCATATTTTCCTTAGAAATTCACCACAGACCAGAATAACAACtgtaaccatggtaaccatAAACAAATAGAATGACAGCTGAGAACTTTGAGCATcaaaaaaatagagagagaaaagcacaaacaaaGTTTGGCATTGTTCTTATTCCCTCTTGAGCTGTTGGTTTTTAAACAACTGTGACTAAAAATAGTTTTGGTGCCAAACACAAATACAGGCCGAATCCATACTGCGTGCAGATGAAACACATGTCTGTCTCCATGAAGGGGGTTTCACTGAGCAGATCACGGAGCCGATGGAGGCTCAGACAGGAAAACATGATATTCTGCTGAGATCCTCTGACCCGCAGCCTCCTGCCTCCAACGCCGTCATCAGATCaactttttctatttttacagaCGAAGAGTAACTGAGCCTCAttcagacaggaagctgctggcAGGGACAACTGCCAGTAATAATCAGCGGGCCGTCTCTCATCTGGCCGGCCAGCCTGGGGGGGAGCCGCCGAACGGACTCCCACTTAAAACACAGTTTACCACTTCAGCAGCCTCACGGCGCTCTCTATGATCCGGAACGTTCATTtgatcacacactcagacaccaCTGGAGCCACGCAAGGCGCTCactcagtgtcttgctcaaggacacttcagcacatGGACAGGATTAGGAGGAGGATTGAACCGGGGGACAGTACCAACTGAGCCATGGCTGCCCAGAACTTTTAGCCGGTACTGGTTCTCATCAGACCTCCGGTAGAAAGAAACGTCTGATCTGCAGTTTCTGCAGCACTGTGGTGAAATGATGCTGAAATCTGAGAATTAGACAGAAATCCTCTCCTTACAGCCATGTTTTGACTGCTGGAGCAAGAAAATGGTTCCTGTGGTCTCTATAGCCGAAGCTTTAGAAATGACTCTTTCTATCGATCAGCCTTttccaacaaataaaaaaagagaaatgcattCAAATTAGAGTTTATTTGGAAGTTCCTCAAAAGctttcttaaaaaagaaaaagcttcttTGGCATACATTATTGGACCAGGCGgcttttatttgatttcttgGCTGTAattgaacagaaaaaaactctttcccctttttaatttttgaattCAACGCattaaataataattattaattTCCCCGAAGCGCCACTCATGTTCTGACGGGCCGGAGGCGAggcggctgctggaggagcctcCTCCCGGCCTGCTCCGCCCGCTGTGCCCTACAGGTGACTTTGGATGTGAAAGCCAATTAATCCTAATTAAGCTGCAGCCACCTGCGATGATCACACGCATTCATCAAGGAGGAGTCGCCGGAGCGTGTCCAGACAACGTGAATGACACAATAATTACACCGGCTGGGACTGTGGGGCaatttgtgttttaataaacCGGAGCAGCAATGAGGAAACGAGGGACTGACACTGATATCAGGCCGAGAGCCGGCGAATTAGACATTTGGTGGCCTTAATGGTCATCAGCACCGATGTGTGAAAAACGGCTGTTTTGATTAACAAACGATGTTCTGACGCTCGTACCACAAGATAATAGGAAACAAGTCATTGAAACTATATGAAAAAAGCAACACATTGTTATAAATGGGTGTTTAGGAATGAATCTGGTTGGCGTTGTTCTTGTGTCTGGAGCGTGTTAAAGGCTGCTGAGGTTGACATTGTAATCGTGGGGCCTCTTTCATAAGTGTGTGTTGATAGGACACATTCATCACGGATTGGTTGGATTCTAACGGGTCGACTTTACGGCGTGGCTGGTGATGGATCGGCAGCCCTGCAGGTCTACACGCACGCCGTGTTTCAGATGTTATGCAGCATTGCTCCATTTCCTGGGTGACCCTTATTTAATTGCGTTttcctgcaggcagtgtgacGCCGGACCTGTCGCCACTTATCCTCTCTCATTGCCACGCAgcagaaacatcacaaactTGATCCATTAACTTCCCTGAAATTACAGTTCGTCCTCCGATGTCCAGCGGCGTGAACAACAGTCGGGACGGAGCGGCCCCGGGTTTAAATCGGCGGCCATTCGTCTTTTTCTTATTACCGCTGCTCGTCCGGCCGTCATCATTCAGCCGCCGGCGACCGGCGTCTTTAACAGAGCTGCTTCCCTGCTAAACGACCGCAGAGCCGACTCTATATTAGGACATGCACGGAGGCC of the Salarias fasciatus chromosome 18, fSalaFa1.1, whole genome shotgun sequence genome contains:
- the cavin4a gene encoding caveolae-associated protein 4a — its product is MDQHKYRTAGVQEKLEIVGVEDEAGNPISALTILSLLERVAGIIDNVQSCQQRMEERQLELESNIKSIQGDVLKLAKDHTDTSGTVDKLLQKTRKVSANVKEVRARVEKQNVRVKKVETTQDELLTRNKFRVVIYQGETEVPSVAVTKGPKAPGLEGVEIEPDSYDIPADLSSDEEYLSVEEADPSRAARIKKSVAKSTETLKAAFSKESMTKTKDNLGSKFHNLGEKVMPPERREKMHQAGERLKQSGERLKENIAKKAPSKETFRIKLKKERAVAEGQEGAEAEAEVPGKGEESSGGAVTYTEVAMETKREGPVEEVGATRIPE